The following coding sequences are from one Microtus pennsylvanicus isolate mMicPen1 chromosome 1, mMicPen1.hap1, whole genome shotgun sequence window:
- the Mapk1 gene encoding mitogen-activated protein kinase 1 — protein sequence MAAAAAGPEMVRGQVFDVGPRYTNLSYIGEGAYGMVCSAYDNLNKVRVAIKKISPFEHQTYCQRTLREIKILLRFRHENIIGINDIIRAPTIEQMKDVYIVQDLMETDLYKLLKTQHLSNDHICYFLYQILRGLKYIHSANVLHRDLKPSNLLLNTTCDLKICDFGLARVADPDHDHTGFLTEYVATRWYRAPEIMLNSKGYTKSIDIWSVGCILAEMLSNRPIFPGKHYLDQLNHILGILGSPSQEDLNCIINLKARNYLLSLPHKNKVPWNRLFPNADSKALDLLDKMLTFNPHKRIEVEQALAHPYLEQYYDPSDEPIAEAPFKFDMELDDLPKEKLKELIFEETARFQPGYRS from the exons ctctgCCTATGATAATCTCAACAAAGTTCGAGTTGCTATCAAGAAAATCAGTCCTTTTGAGCACCAGACGTACTGccagagaaccctaagagagataaaAATCTTACTGCGCTTCAGACACGAGAATATCATTGGCATCAATGACATCATCCGGGCACCAACCATTGAGCAAATGAAAGATGT ATATATAGTACAGGACCTCATGGAGACAGATCTCTACAAGCTCTTGAAGACACAACACCTCAGCAATGACCATATCTGCTATTTTCTTTATCAGATCCTGAGAGGATTGAAATATATCCATTCAGCTAACGTTCTGCATCGTGACCTCAAGCCTTCCAACCTCCTGTTGAACACCACTTGTGATCTCAAG aTCTGTGACTTTGGCCTTGCCCGTGTTGCAGATCCGGATCATGATCACACAGGGTTCTTGACAGAGTATGTAGCCACACGTTGGTACAGAGCTCCAGAAATTATGTTGAATTCCAag GGTTATACCAAGTCCATTGATATTTGGTCTGTGGGTTGCATCCTGGCAGAGATGCTCTCCAATAGGCCTATCTTCCCAGGAAAACATTACCTTGACCAGCTGAACCACATCCTGG GTATTCTTGGATCTCCATCACAGGAAGATCTGAAttgtattataaatttaaaagctAGAAACTACTTGCTTTCTCTCCCGCACAAAAACAAGGTGCCGTGGAACAGGCTGTTCCCAAACGCTGACTCCAAAG ctctggacTTACTGGATAAAATGTTGACATTTAACCCTCACAAGAGGATTGAAGTTGAACAGGCTCTGGCTCACCCATACCTGGAGCAGTATTATGATCCAAGTGATGAG CCCATTGCTGAAGCACCATTCAAGTTTGACATGGAATTGGATGACTTACCTAAGGAGAAGCTCAAAGAACTCATTTTTGAAGAGACTGCTAGATTCCAGCCAGGATACAGATCTTAA